One genomic window of Candidatus Pseudobacter hemicellulosilyticus includes the following:
- a CDS encoding MFS transporter, with protein MLNKLKTEVAHFNAQPHNFRILMLTNMVYAFVLPVIDIFVAAYIMRNSNDPTKVVIYQLTIYTGIPLTFLLNGFLLKHFNIRKLYSAGMMLSAVSMMVMMSLKELTLGGIGAAGIIMGMSFGFYWANRDYLAQTITNDSNRNYYYGLETFFYTIIAVVVPVAIGWFIETGGGPSWAQTAYMIITGVVFVITVIASIVCFRGNFSNPARQRFVYFKFHPLWYRLLSLALLKGLAQGFLVTAPAMLIMRLLGKEGALGTAQSIGAIIAAVIMYILGRLTKPSDRLRIFAAGLILFALAALANGILFNEVGVILFMLFLLIAKPLMDLAYFPIQFQVIDVLSKIEGRGEFAYILNHEAGLYAGRFLGAGTFLLLAYGYSVEVALRYAIIIIALIQLSSIWVSKGIIERSKALGANQQAPAADPVTEVVHSV; from the coding sequence ATGCTGAACAAACTGAAAACGGAAGTAGCGCATTTCAACGCACAACCGCATAATTTCAGGATACTCATGCTGACCAATATGGTCTATGCGTTCGTGCTGCCGGTGATCGATATTTTTGTTGCGGCCTATATCATGCGCAACTCCAATGATCCCACCAAGGTGGTGATCTATCAATTGACCATCTATACAGGTATTCCGCTCACCTTCCTGCTGAACGGATTCCTGCTGAAGCATTTTAATATACGCAAGCTCTATTCAGCCGGTATGATGCTGAGCGCCGTATCCATGATGGTGATGATGTCCCTGAAGGAACTGACCCTGGGCGGCATCGGCGCCGCCGGTATCATCATGGGGATGTCCTTTGGCTTTTACTGGGCCAACCGGGATTACCTGGCGCAGACCATCACCAATGACAGCAACCGGAATTACTATTACGGGCTGGAAACATTTTTCTATACCATCATTGCGGTGGTAGTGCCGGTGGCCATTGGCTGGTTCATAGAAACAGGCGGCGGTCCCTCCTGGGCGCAAACGGCCTACATGATCATCACAGGCGTGGTGTTTGTCATTACCGTTATTGCTTCCATCGTCTGTTTCCGCGGTAACTTTTCCAATCCCGCCCGGCAGCGGTTTGTATATTTTAAGTTCCATCCGCTCTGGTACCGCCTGCTGAGCCTGGCGCTGCTGAAGGGATTGGCGCAGGGTTTCCTGGTCACCGCACCCGCCATGCTTATCATGCGCCTGCTGGGTAAGGAAGGCGCACTGGGTACTGCGCAGTCTATCGGCGCTATCATTGCCGCCGTCATCATGTATATCCTGGGCCGGCTGACCAAACCCTCCGACCGGTTACGCATTTTTGCTGCAGGCCTGATCCTTTTTGCCCTGGCCGCACTGGCAAACGGTATCCTGTTCAATGAGGTGGGTGTGATCCTGTTCATGCTCTTCCTGCTGATTGCCAAACCGCTGATGGACCTGGCTTATTTTCCTATCCAGTTCCAGGTCATTGACGTCCTGTCGAAGATCGAGGGCCGGGGAGAATTTGCCTATATCCTCAACCATGAGGCGGGACTCTATGCCGGCAGGTTTTTAGGGGCCGGTACATTTCTTTTATTAGCTTACGGCTATTCCGTGGAAGTAGCACTGCGCTACGCCATCATCATTATAGCCCTGATACAGCTCAGCTCTATCTGGGTATCCAAAGGCATTATTGAAAGGAGCAAAGCCCTGGGCGCTAACCAACAGGCGCCCGCTGCGGATCCCGTTACCGAAGTAGTGCATTCTGTTTAA
- a CDS encoding glycoside hydrolase family 130 protein — protein sequence MKADIARRFPENPLLSPIDLPPSMEGLEIACLLNPGVFRYDGKIWMIIRVAERPRQKEGILSFPVLNGKGGMSIMEIPANDPELDAGDARVINYKGADYLTTLSHLRLVCSEDGRQFYEPGGYPKLVGEGLLETFGIEDCRVTELEGRYHLTFTAVSESGVGVGMRTTSDWKNFERHGMILPPHNKDCAIFEEKINGLYYMLHRPSSVDLGGNYIWLASSPDGLHWGNHQCLVKTRKDNWDSARVGAGAAPIKTDKGWLEIYHGANFKHEYCLGAVLLDLQDPSKVIARTDEPIMVPTADYELNGFFGKVVFTNGHIVHPDGDTITVYYGAADEFVCGADFSLKEILTYLK from the coding sequence ATGAAAGCAGATATAGCGCGGCGTTTCCCGGAAAATCCATTGCTGTCGCCCATTGACCTGCCCCCCAGTATGGAAGGGCTGGAGATCGCCTGTTTACTCAATCCTGGCGTATTCCGGTATGATGGTAAGATTTGGATGATCATCCGCGTGGCCGAGCGTCCCCGCCAGAAAGAAGGAATACTCAGTTTCCCCGTGCTGAATGGAAAAGGTGGTATGTCCATTATGGAAATTCCTGCCAACGATCCGGAGCTGGATGCCGGTGATGCCAGGGTCATTAATTACAAGGGGGCCGATTACCTGACCACCTTATCACATCTCCGCCTGGTATGCAGTGAGGATGGCCGCCAGTTTTACGAGCCCGGCGGGTATCCTAAACTGGTAGGCGAAGGCCTGCTGGAGACCTTTGGCATAGAAGATTGTCGTGTTACGGAACTGGAAGGCCGTTATCACCTGACCTTTACCGCTGTTTCAGAAAGCGGCGTAGGCGTGGGGATGCGTACTACTTCCGACTGGAAAAACTTTGAGCGGCATGGCATGATCCTGCCCCCCCACAATAAGGACTGCGCCATCTTTGAAGAAAAGATCAATGGCCTGTACTATATGCTGCACCGCCCCAGCAGCGTGGACCTGGGCGGTAACTATATCTGGCTGGCTTCCTCACCCGACGGCCTGCACTGGGGCAATCACCAATGCCTGGTGAAGACCCGGAAAGACAACTGGGACAGCGCCCGCGTAGGCGCAGGAGCCGCACCCATCAAAACGGACAAAGGCTGGCTGGAGATCTATCATGGCGCCAACTTCAAACATGAATACTGCCTTGGCGCCGTGTTGCTGGACCTGCAGGACCCTTCAAAAGTGATTGCCCGTACTGACGAGCCTATTATGGTACCCACAGCTGATTATGAACTGAATGGATTTTTTGGAAAAGTAGTGTTCACCAATGGACATATAGTACATCCGGATGGAGATACCATCACCGTGTATTACGGGGCTGCGGATGAGTTCGTTTGCGGGGCCGATTTTTCCCTGAAAGAGATCCTCACCTATTTAAAATAA
- a CDS encoding LamG domain-containing protein, with protein sequence MRLSTIITCGVLFLYSTAIVSCSKDDDPAPDYNSNKSRLKTVIDSLTTVYNASVEGSKAGQYIDGSKATLDSVLTLGNQVFTGNYTQQQVNNAVVSLMKAGETFSTKLLQEVSAANLMAFWKFTGNPADSSGHDHHGTLLTGLVGNSAATAADGGVLPKLMPDRFGRADMAYEFRDGATIEVPYSSELNPQNLTITGWVKRYNTNPGNYIISLNRWNGYKLNLQSNNFLFFTFQDSNNGFHDIDNNPGAVPENVWTHFAVTYTNGTMIFYLDGSMSKTLNVNGTPITVTPAVNLSIGNELPKSYYNLTSEASPFFFWGGSYFTGGLDDIRLYNTALTANEVLSIYTQERTP encoded by the coding sequence ATGCGTTTAAGCACAATCATAACCTGCGGTGTACTCTTCCTGTACAGCACCGCTATTGTATCCTGTTCCAAGGATGATGATCCGGCGCCGGACTATAATTCCAACAAGAGCCGGCTGAAAACGGTGATCGATTCCCTGACCACGGTATACAATGCATCTGTGGAAGGCTCCAAGGCCGGCCAGTATATTGATGGTTCCAAAGCAACGCTGGACTCCGTACTCACACTGGGTAACCAGGTGTTTACCGGCAACTATACCCAGCAGCAGGTGAACAATGCTGTGGTCAGCCTGATGAAGGCCGGCGAAACCTTCAGCACCAAACTGCTGCAGGAAGTATCTGCTGCCAACCTGATGGCCTTCTGGAAGTTCACCGGTAACCCGGCTGACTCATCAGGGCATGATCACCATGGTACCCTGCTCACCGGTCTGGTAGGCAACTCTGCTGCTACCGCTGCAGATGGTGGTGTGCTGCCCAAACTGATGCCTGACCGCTTTGGCAGGGCTGACATGGCCTATGAATTCAGGGATGGCGCTACTATTGAAGTGCCTTATTCTTCTGAGCTCAACCCGCAGAACCTTACCATTACCGGATGGGTTAAGCGCTACAATACCAACCCGGGCAACTATATCATTTCCCTGAACCGCTGGAACGGTTACAAGCTCAACCTGCAGAGCAACAACTTCCTGTTCTTTACTTTCCAGGACAGCAACAACGGTTTCCATGATATTGATAACAATCCCGGTGCAGTTCCGGAGAATGTGTGGACGCATTTTGCCGTTACCTATACCAATGGCACCATGATCTTCTACCTGGATGGTTCCATGAGCAAAACCCTCAACGTGAATGGTACGCCCATCACCGTGACCCCGGCTGTGAACCTGTCCATTGGTAACGAGCTGCCCAAAAGCTATTATAACCTGACCAGTGAGGCCAGTCCCTTCTTCTTCTGGGGCGGTAGCTACTTCACCGGCGGGCTGGATGATATCAGGCTCTACAATACAGCGCTGACCGCCAATGAGGTCCTGTCTATCTACACCCAGGAAAGAACTCCTTAA
- a CDS encoding RagB/SusD family nutrient uptake outer membrane protein: MRNTIKNIGIFCATVLIASSCNKILDQEIQGSFTPDNYFTSDANAVLALNAAYRPLAFTSGSSNAVWVLGDVASDDAIKGGNEGDQADFDAVDKFNILPTNSAVEAVWTNYYNGVFYSNVVLDGLPESNSAVTPATRRSVVAQAKFLRAYYYFVLTNAYGNIPLRLKVESGSDAHTPASSQDAIYTQIEKDCLEALPDLPATGEAEFGRATKGAAQALLAKTYLFHTALANHYTLAIQAAEAVESMGYSLTQRYYDNFSASTKNNTEAIFTVNHTTGTLGIGNELNAWFAPRSINGYGFFWPTQSLVDNYETGTNGDVDPRLDYTVGRNGHNYFETAFDPSWSTTGYVTKKMVQPLSEVPTATKNVGSVNYEALRLADILLVKAEALNESGRSSEALAPLNAIRKRARESFLYDASLPGAPNIPAGLLPDINTTDQTQLRAIIRRERRSELALEFQRFFDVIRYGSTYATSALTPDAPGFNYETNKWFPIPQSERDANPAL; the protein is encoded by the coding sequence ATGCGAAATACAATCAAAAATATAGGGATCTTCTGCGCAACGGTGCTGATTGCCAGCAGTTGCAACAAGATCCTGGACCAGGAGATACAGGGTAGCTTTACTCCCGACAATTATTTCACTTCTGACGCCAACGCTGTCCTGGCCTTGAATGCGGCCTACAGGCCCCTGGCCTTTACTTCCGGTTCCAGCAACGCTGTCTGGGTACTCGGTGATGTGGCCTCTGATGATGCCATAAAAGGCGGCAATGAAGGTGATCAGGCAGATTTTGATGCCGTGGATAAATTCAATATCCTGCCTACCAACTCAGCGGTGGAAGCAGTGTGGACCAATTATTACAACGGTGTATTCTACAGCAACGTGGTACTGGATGGATTGCCCGAAAGCAATTCAGCAGTAACCCCTGCTACCCGCCGGTCCGTAGTTGCACAGGCTAAGTTCCTGCGTGCCTACTACTATTTTGTGCTGACCAATGCCTATGGCAATATTCCCCTCCGGCTGAAAGTGGAAAGTGGCAGTGATGCCCATACCCCCGCTTCCTCCCAGGATGCCATCTACACCCAGATAGAAAAGGATTGCCTGGAAGCGCTGCCTGATCTGCCCGCAACCGGTGAGGCCGAATTTGGCCGCGCCACCAAAGGCGCCGCACAGGCCCTGCTGGCAAAGACCTACCTGTTCCATACTGCGCTGGCCAATCACTATACCCTGGCTATCCAGGCTGCTGAAGCAGTGGAAAGCATGGGCTATTCACTGACCCAGCGTTACTATGATAATTTCAGCGCTTCCACCAAGAACAATACCGAGGCTATCTTTACCGTCAACCATACTACAGGGACCCTTGGCATTGGCAACGAGCTGAACGCCTGGTTCGCCCCGCGTTCCATCAATGGATATGGTTTCTTCTGGCCCACACAAAGCCTGGTGGATAACTATGAAACCGGCACCAACGGTGATGTGGACCCCCGCCTGGATTATACTGTTGGCAGGAACGGCCACAATTATTTTGAAACAGCTTTTGATCCTTCCTGGTCTACTACCGGTTATGTGACCAAGAAAATGGTCCAGCCGCTTTCCGAAGTGCCTACCGCCACCAAGAATGTGGGTTCTGTAAATTATGAAGCACTGCGACTGGCGGATATCCTGCTGGTAAAAGCAGAAGCCCTCAATGAAAGTGGTCGCAGCAGTGAGGCCCTGGCGCCCCTGAATGCCATCCGCAAAAGAGCCCGTGAGTCATTCCTGTATGATGCTTCGCTGCCTGGCGCACCCAATATCCCGGCCGGCCTGCTGCCTGATATCAATACTACGGATCAGACACAGCTGCGTGCTATCATCCGCCGCGAGAGAAGGTCGGAACTGGCCCTGGAATTCCAGCGTTTCTTTGATGTTATCCGTTATGGCAGTACTTATGCTACCAGCGCCCTGACACCGGATGCGCCCGGCTTCAACTACGAGACCAACAAATGGTTCCCCATTCCGCAGAGTGAAAGGGATGCCAATCCTGCCCTGTAA
- a CDS encoding TonB-dependent receptor, which yields MKEKLTRKLRSLSSFFPPLLTRSLGIIFLMAMINGQLLAQDSTSRISGVVQGANAEPLEGATVTVKNSNRSTVTDSTGHFSLSVPRNSVLVVSYIGYADQEVTVGSQTLLKITLVAGSAGLNEVVVVGYTTQRRGDLTGSLSTIKAGDISGLPVGGVDQILQGKAAGVNITQNTGAPGGGVVVRIRGIGTPNNNDPLYIIDGIPVKDGLNQLSPNDIESVSVLKDASAAAIYGSRASAGVVLITTKKGKSGKPTLSLNAYTGVQTPANLIKMANTRQYVNAFNIAAANDGREQIPESMLATLPDVDWQKETLNSAMISNVQLSLSGGNANTKYLLSAAYFTQEGMIQNSSNDRFNLRTSIDSRINNIFRVGTNLNLSYTKLREVGSSGDGFGSGNPGPSVMRYALFRTPATPVYDASGNYVDLPDPVKYFGDGLNPVGLAANTDRNFRSPSILGDVYLEVTPIDHLKLKSAFGINYIITDYKQFYPTWGSETRLQNSPNSLAQRNSNSFNYNWTNTAVYDWRTGDHSFNFMAGTEIVLTRARNLNAANSNFSSQLPSFRYLNNAAGIQPTVGSDESSASLSSVFGRVDYSYDSRYLASFTMRRDGSSRLDPSDRWGNFYSGSVGWRIDQEKFMEDQNIFSNLKLRASLGQLGNQEIPYYGYTSQVGNIGYYPFGTSLTPATAYSLFAKGNSNIKWETTTITDIGLDIGLLKGALNIKADYYRKITTDLLLNPLDPPSAGAAAGAAYMNNGKILNRGFDFEVDYQHTINKDWNFGVNANLSTIHNEVLALNNNQRMGFGRVDNNVFVTSLAVGQPIGAFYLYEMEGIFQNELEVFTHAFQGNNIRPGDVKFADKDGNGIIDENDRVYAGSAIPKITYAFTGTVGYRNFDLSVFFQGVSGNKIYNQVNTDIEGFYRQFNITERVATQSWHGEGTSNSIPRLSWTGAQNNKLTSTRFLEDGSYLRLKNLQVGYTLPAEFISRLKISSLRLYVAAQNLLTFTDYTGLDPEMATSANAAGDGVRAVGIDWGTYPSARTFTVGVNVNF from the coding sequence ATGAAAGAAAAACTAACGCGCAAACTGCGTTCTCTTTCCAGCTTTTTTCCTCCTCTTCTCACCCGATCCCTGGGTATTATATTCCTGATGGCAATGATCAACGGACAGCTTCTGGCCCAGGATTCCACTTCCCGTATCAGCGGGGTAGTGCAGGGGGCCAATGCTGAGCCATTGGAAGGAGCTACCGTGACAGTGAAGAACAGTAACCGGTCCACGGTGACGGATTCCACCGGTCATTTCTCTCTCAGCGTACCCCGTAATTCCGTCCTGGTAGTCAGCTATATCGGGTATGCCGACCAGGAGGTGACTGTGGGCAGCCAGACATTATTAAAGATCACCCTGGTGGCCGGCAGCGCTGGCCTTAATGAAGTGGTGGTGGTAGGGTATACCACCCAACGCCGGGGCGACCTGACAGGTTCCCTGTCCACCATCAAGGCCGGCGATATCAGTGGCCTGCCTGTAGGTGGTGTTGACCAGATCCTCCAGGGCAAGGCCGCCGGTGTGAACATTACGCAGAATACCGGTGCGCCCGGTGGAGGCGTAGTGGTCCGCATCAGGGGTATCGGTACCCCCAATAATAATGACCCCCTGTATATTATTGACGGGATTCCCGTTAAAGATGGTTTAAACCAGTTATCACCCAATGATATTGAGTCAGTCAGCGTGCTGAAAGACGCCTCAGCTGCTGCCATCTATGGTTCCAGGGCCTCCGCTGGTGTGGTGCTGATCACTACAAAAAAAGGTAAATCAGGTAAGCCTACGCTGAGCCTGAATGCTTATACAGGTGTGCAAACCCCGGCCAACCTCATTAAGATGGCCAATACCCGTCAATATGTAAATGCTTTCAATATTGCTGCCGCTAATGACGGAAGAGAGCAGATACCGGAAAGCATGCTGGCTACCTTGCCGGATGTGGACTGGCAAAAGGAAACGCTGAATAGCGCTATGATCAGCAATGTGCAGCTTTCCCTGAGTGGTGGCAACGCCAATACCAAGTACCTCCTGTCCGCAGCTTATTTCACCCAGGAAGGGATGATCCAGAATTCTTCCAATGACCGCTTTAACCTGCGGACATCCATTGACAGCCGGATCAACAATATCTTCCGGGTGGGAACCAACCTCAACCTGTCTTATACCAAACTCCGTGAAGTAGGTAGTTCAGGCGACGGTTTTGGGAGCGGCAACCCCGGACCCAGTGTGATGCGTTATGCACTCTTCAGGACTCCGGCCACCCCCGTATATGATGCCAGTGGCAATTACGTGGATCTTCCTGATCCCGTTAAGTACTTTGGTGATGGCCTGAACCCCGTGGGACTGGCCGCCAACACTGACCGGAACTTCCGTTCTCCCTCTATCCTGGGGGATGTTTACCTGGAAGTAACGCCCATTGATCACCTGAAACTGAAATCTGCTTTTGGTATCAATTACATCATTACGGATTACAAGCAGTTCTACCCAACCTGGGGTAGCGAGACCCGTCTCCAGAACTCACCCAATAGCCTGGCGCAACGGAACTCCAACAGCTTCAATTACAACTGGACCAACACAGCGGTATACGACTGGCGCACCGGTGATCACAGCTTCAACTTCATGGCCGGTACCGAAATCGTTCTGACCCGTGCCAGGAATCTCAATGCTGCCAACAGTAATTTCTCTTCACAGCTGCCCAGCTTCCGGTACCTGAACAATGCCGCAGGCATCCAGCCTACTGTAGGCAGTGATGAGTCCAGCGCTTCTCTTTCTTCCGTATTCGGTCGGGTGGATTATTCCTATGACAGCAGGTACCTGGCCTCATTCACCATGAGAAGGGATGGTTCTTCCCGCCTGGATCCCTCTGACAGATGGGGTAACTTCTACTCTGGTTCAGTTGGCTGGCGGATAGACCAGGAAAAGTTTATGGAAGATCAGAACATCTTCTCCAACCTGAAGCTGCGTGCCAGCCTTGGCCAGCTCGGTAACCAGGAGATACCTTATTATGGATATACTTCCCAGGTCGGTAATATCGGTTATTACCCCTTTGGTACAAGCCTGACGCCTGCAACAGCCTATTCCCTGTTTGCCAAAGGCAACAGCAATATCAAGTGGGAAACCACTACCATTACTGATATCGGTCTGGATATCGGCCTGCTGAAAGGCGCCCTCAATATCAAAGCAGATTACTACCGGAAGATCACCACCGACCTGCTGCTGAATCCGCTGGATCCCCCCAGCGCTGGTGCTGCTGCAGGTGCGGCTTACATGAACAATGGCAAGATCCTCAACAGGGGCTTTGACTTTGAAGTGGATTATCAGCATACCATTAATAAAGACTGGAATTTTGGTGTCAACGCCAACCTGTCTACTATTCACAATGAAGTGCTGGCCCTCAACAACAACCAGCGCATGGGCTTTGGCCGGGTAGATAACAACGTGTTTGTCACCTCCCTGGCAGTAGGCCAGCCCATTGGTGCTTTTTACCTCTATGAAATGGAAGGTATTTTCCAGAATGAGCTGGAAGTATTCACCCACGCTTTCCAGGGCAATAATATCCGCCCCGGTGATGTGAAATTTGCTGATAAAGATGGTAATGGCATTATTGATGAAAATGACCGGGTATACGCCGGAAGCGCCATCCCAAAAATTACTTATGCCTTTACAGGTACTGTAGGATACAGGAATTTTGACCTGAGCGTTTTCTTCCAGGGCGTAAGCGGCAATAAGATCTACAACCAGGTGAATACCGATATCGAAGGCTTCTATCGCCAGTTCAATATCACAGAACGCGTAGCCACCCAGAGCTGGCATGGTGAAGGCACCAGCAACAGCATCCCCCGCCTGTCCTGGACCGGTGCGCAGAATAATAAATTAACATCCACCCGCTTTCTGGAAGATGGTTCCTACCTGCGCCTCAAGAACCTGCAGGTTGGTTATACCCTGCCCGCGGAATTCATTTCCAGGCTGAAGATCTCTTCGCTGAGACTGTATGTGGCTGCCCAGAACCTGCTCACCTTCACGGATTACACCGGCCTTGATCCGGAAATGGCTACCAGCGCCAATGCCGCCGGTGACGGTGTGAGAGCAGTGGGTATTGATTGGGGTACCTATCCTTCTGCCAGGACTTTTACAGTAGGCGTAAATGTTAATTTCTAA